cttcaaatggaTCTGGCCACTGATCTAGAAGGGCTTATGGGGCCTATGAGTACTAGATGGAAAGGtaatggattttatttttcagatgGTTCTAGTTCCACAAAAAAATTCATTCTAAGCAGTCAGCAATCACAAGTCACGTACATCTTTTAGTTCAAGTCTGATTTGGACCTTGATCCTTGTAATTGTGCCGTGTACTAAGCCTAAGGGGGTGAGCGCGCTAGGGTTAACCCTAGGATGTTGCTACCCATATTTATTCAGCAGTCATCATTGTTTAGAGCCAAGTTTTGTTTAGACTATTTCTGTCATTGTAGTTTCGCCGCTAGCTATATCGTTTTGTGGAACCCTTAACTTTGAGttcttaatcattcatctacaATTGTGTTATAATCTTTCTTGTTTATGTTTGTGTTCTTTCGTGGGCATGGAGGggttagccttctcggcgaggtcaattgggtttcggcacggttgagaACTAGAGGAAACATGTTGCTGTGATTGCAAGGTTTGGATTGATCGAAAGCCGGACCATGTGTCTTGGGTATCCGCAAAATCAATAGTTATCTTTACCTGACGGACGATCGTGCACCCCATTGCCATCATACTGTGGCTATAAAAAGAGACTATCACTAGCTGAACCAAAACATAAAGAAAGTGTGGCACGTAGAAGTTGTGAGAACAAACCAAACATTAGCCACATTTATTTGGTTAGACTcatctacttcctccatcccataatatgcTCTTAAAGTTTATCAtacaatataagagattttatgATCCCAAAGATCATATTTTAtgtctcatatatatataaactcttGTACTATTTATAGcataatctcttatattataagatggaTATGGAGTATCTTAAGTGTGGTAAAACGTGGGACCAACCAAACCAGCTCGAAATACATCATGTGATTTTAAGGAACGCCTAAACAATTAATTGCTGTAGGACAGAGCTAGTAACATGCCATATCAAacatggattaattaattaaatcagTTTACTAGAAGTGGGTAGGCATTGAACAAGCTAATTTAACTAGTCAGTTAATTATCAAGGAAGACGCATATGCATGGAGAGGCAACTTGCACAAAACTTCCATGCTAATCTCTCCATAAATACAGCCCCCATTCGGCCATTCCAAAGCACTCATCACACCACCAACTCAGCAACCAAATTAAGGTTGCTTAACTAGTTAATTTCCATTCAGCAAACCAAAGCAAGCTATGGCGAGGCTAATTTCATCATCAGCTGCCGTGTGCTTCGTCCTCCTGatcgccatggccatggcgccggcgacggcgacggagacggcggcggcggcggacaggtGCGAGAAGGACCTGGACCTGCTGATGGGGAGCTGCGAGGGGTACCTCCGGTTCccggcggaggcgaaggcggcgccgtcgagggcGTGCTGCGGCGCGGTGAGGAGGGTGGACGTGGGGTGCCTGTGCGGCATGGTGACGCCGGAGGTGGAGCAGTACGTGTGCATGGACAAGGCCGTCTACGTCGCCGCCTACTGCCACCGCCCACTCCTCCCTGGCTCCTACTGCGGCAGTAAGTGTGGCATGCATTACACAATTAATACTTCTATATCAGAGTAAATGTtcaatttcttttagaaaaatttcGTGGCATTAATTTGTTAATTGATGTGCACAGAAATCTTGTGCACATATATATGATATGTTCCCATGTATCAGTTGTTACATGCGTATATAGGTCAGGAgacacttgaaaaaaaaacattggcaacacccatatttatttttacaggTGGACCGGTACCGAAAAGATCCATATGTAGAAACGCACCGTGGTGCTGATGATAAGGTCACTTAATTAGGTTAATCGTATGTATAAATCGATTTCTATAGGCCATAGTGTATCCACCATAGAAGTTTAGATCCAGATAATGTCAGCTGAAAAATAGTTCTCGTAGTAGTGAAAATTAATCAACAACTATGCCCCAAAAACATATATTGTATACATATTCCGTGCTTAATTATAGTTGGATCtcgataatatatatttttttgactgaatcgataatatattttttgttcgAAGCCACATTTGTAATCTGTAAAACAACGTAACAAAGATAAGAGAAACATATTTTTCCTAGATttcgagagagaaaaaaaatgtcaagttTAAGTTCACGGGTGTTGTCATGAAATGCACAATCTTAGAACACTTATCGTGTAAGCTTTAGTAAATATTGGCATCAAACTAAGTGTCTACAAATGCTATTTAAGTTGCCAACTATTCGGTAGGGCAGGCATCAAATTAACCAAAACAGCCCATAGTATTTATTTCCTATACATACAGATCTTTTCTTTCTGGAAATTTCTGTTGATTAGTTGTAATGCATacgttattattatttttcaggTTATCACGTTCCCGGTCCGGTCGTGTAAAATTAATAAACATGCGTTCATTGCTGCTGATGATCGAAGATCGAGCATGAAAATGCTGTTTGGGAGCCCGTCAATTTCGAATTTCATCATCCAATTGATATTTCCTTTTGATTAGTTTGTTTTATCTCAATTGTCGTTGTTGAATAATTCTCCGTCCATGCTTATGAGTACGGCTTCATGTATGTTTCTGAATAAATAAAAAGGACGGCTCCCTATATGATTAAAGAGTAAAGTGCACTGTCCGTTCTTAAACTTGTTCAACCGTGTTATATAGCTCCCCAAActcttaaattatatttttggtCCTTGAACTTGTCTAAATATGTCATTCCGGTTCCAAACGGCCACAATTCCGAGATCATACGTAGAGTTCACGTGGCATGTCACATGGACGTTGACTCATTTTCCTTTGTTCCTCCCCTATCTCTTCTGTTATTTATTTCTGTTGgtgtgagaaaaagaaaaaaaaaagaaggaaaacgtagaggggaagaaaaagaaaatatgggACTGGAATGTTTATGTGGCGTGTCACTTTACTGTCCATTTAACATGCCATGTAAGTGGCCATGGCAATTTGAAACCGGAATAATCAATAAGTTCAGAGACATGAGAGTTTGGTAATCTAGATAACACAAACGAACAAGTTAAATTAAGGAACCGCGGCAATACACTTTACTCTTGATTAAATAAGAATAACTACACCTGCAATTTAGAATAACACTAACGCTCTCCATCAGTTGTTTAATTCGATATATAGTGAAGTGGAAATGCCTTCAAATTTCTCGTCCGATTCTAATGAGTTAATAGCCCTTTTATCCTTTGAATTGATCGTACCGTAAATGtacttgagttttttttgtaatttcCTTGATCACGTACCGTCGTATGGGACAATATGTAATATGAACCTATAACTATAGGCAAATTTTGTTACATGATATTGTGACTTTATGGTTTTAGCTCTAAGATACCACAAACTCACTTTTAGGGAAAACTCTCTTTAAACGTGGTTATTTGCTGCTAGACACCGCGcacattaaaatattaatttccaGTTGAATATGAGAGATAAAGAGCATGAAAGGTCAAAAATATCCCTTGACCCAGTTGTCATATTCTTCCTGTTCCTCCTTATTTCCCCTTTCTAATGTCACGGCCGCGGCTGCTCGGCTTCTAGATGCCACCTGTGGTGATGAGCTCTCTAGTGAAGGCAGCGCTCCATCACGTCATGGGTGCACTCCGGCGCGGCGGCATCTGCGAGTGGCGGCGCTGGCATGAGGAGACGGAGGCGGACTCGTGGCGCGGCACCGAGCTCCGAAACGGTGGGAAGGCGGCGCTCGACGATGAGCGGCATCTGCCGGAgttgaggaagagagagagagagagagacggggaAGTGACAACGCGAAAAGAGAAGGCTTCAGCCTCGGAGctcaccggtggcggcggcggcgcgggaaaGACGTGGCGGCGATGACGTCGCAGCTCGAGGTGATGGCATGAAGTAGTGGCGGCGtggcttgggccggctcggaACTCTCCCCCTCTCCGTGCTAATCCACGAGCAACCAACACATCACGGAGTCAAATCTCTCCTCTCcaatttcttcctttttccaTTGAGCCAAATTGCAACACTCAAACACCACATCGTGCAGTAGCAAGCCACACACAAGCACTAGCAacagctgctgcagctgctcccCATCGACGTGCCACCGCTGTGGAGTGCTCAGGCACCATTGGTAGCAGCTTAGCTGTGGTGTCTGGACGCGGCGCACCTAGCAGGAGGTTTTGCCCGACGACCACGGCCGGCGGTGGTTGGGACTCTCTCGCCTCACGCCTGCCATCTTGAGCTGTGGGCGCATCGCCTGTGAGATGCCGTGGAGGGAGATAGAggaagagataaaggaagaagagaggaagacgAAAAGAAAGGAGGGGCAAT
The nucleotide sequence above comes from Oryza glaberrima chromosome 11, OglaRS2, whole genome shotgun sequence. Encoded proteins:
- the LOC127753702 gene encoding uncharacterized protein LOC127753702, with the translated sequence MARLISSSAAVCFVLLIAMAMAPATATETAAAADRCEKDLDLLMGSCEGYLRFPAEAKAAPSRACCGAVRRVDVGCLCGMVTPEVEQYVCMDKAVYVAAYCHRPLLPGSYCGSYHVPGPVV